GTTCCTCGCGGACGAGTTGATAGACGGACTCCATGTGCGAGACCAGGGCTTCGAGCAGTTCGAGAGCGGTGTCCTGGTTGTCGGCGAGGGCGGAGAAGCGGCGAGCCAACGGGAACAGCTCGACGCCCTGCTTGCAGTCGATACCGACGAGCGCGACGTCCTGAGCGGCGAGGCCGGTCACCAGGTTGCGCTGGTAGACGGACTTGCCCGACTCGGTGGCCCCGAGTGTGAGCCCGTGCGGAACGGTCCGGTAGTCGCGGTAATGGACCGATCCGTCCTCGCGCAGTGCGACAGGCACGCGCATCGGAGCGCGGTCGATCTTGGCGGGCATCTGCACACGCCTGAGCACGTCGTAGCCCGTCATTCGCAGTTCGACGACCCCGGAGCGGATCTCCCGGGCGGTGACGCCGTACATCCCGAAGGAGTGCCGCAGCCGGTCGGTGGCGGACGAGACGTCGAAAACGTCCTGGCCGGGACGGAGCTTGAGCCGCAGGACGAGCCCGGTACGGGTCGGCCGGAGACGGAGGATGCGTGAGGCACGTGACTCGGGGGCCGGGCGATCTGCCATGTGGGCGAGCGCGAGCCGCCAGCGCGGAGGCGGGACCGTCAGGCCGCAGGCGTCCATGACAGAGGCGTACCGGACTAACACCCGCAGCGCGGCGAGGACGACCCCGAAGCTCATCCAGTACCAGGCGGGGCGCCGCCACCGCAGCACGAGAGCGGTGGCGACGACCAGCAGCAGTACGACCGAGAGCCGGGCCATGATCAGGCCGCCTCAGCCTGCGAGCCACCGGCGGCGAGCGAGGTGACGGCCACGGCGCGGAAGGCGATGCCGTGCCGCTTCTGCCCGTTGAACTCGTTCTCCCACGGCCGGGCGATCAAGCCGGTCAGCGCCACCGGCGTGCCCATGCCCAGCTCACCGGACACCCCGCCCTCGGGGACGGTGACGGACAGGATCTCCACCGCGTCGTTGGCGGCGAACATCACGTCCACGGTCATCAGCTTCGCCCCGGTCTCGACGTCGAGGGCGACCTCACCGGTACGGCGGTCCTTGACCTTGATCTGCGGCTGCTTCGCGACCATCACGGTCGCGGCGGAGGTGTCGACGGGGATCTGACGCACTAAGGATCACTCCTCTATAGGTGCTGAACTCCGTCACTCATGTACATGAGTGACATGAAGAAGAGTGCCCGACTCCTGTACATGAGTCAACCCGCCGCGACAAAGAAGTCGGGGCGGGTTGAGGAGAGTTGAGCGAGCGTCAGTCCATGGCAGGGATGCGGTAGCTAAAAACGAACTGGTCAGCGGCCATGAGGGTGTCGCAGACCTCCACCACGCGGCCCTCAGTCGTCAGCGCCTCACGGACGAGATGCACGACGGGGGAGCCAGGGCTGAGCGCCAGCTCCGACGCTTCGGCCTTGGAGGCCGACCGGGCCTGCAAGGTCTCGACGAACTCCGCGAACTCATGACCGTGGTCTTCGAGTCGGGCGTAGATGCCACCACCGCCGGGGTTCTCGGCGAAGAGCTCGGGGATGTCCTTCACGACGTCCCAAGGCAGGTACGAGCTGGCCGTCTCGACCGGAGTGCCGTTACGGAAGTAGAGCCGCCGGCGCGCGAGGACTTGAGTGCCGGGCTCGACCCCGAGGCGATCGGCTACGTCCTCCGGGGCCTCCATGGGGCCGATGTACAGAACGCTGACCTTGGCCGTGGCTCCGGACTGGGCGGACTCCGCCAGATACGCGGCCTTGCCGCCCTGCCGGTGTGAGCGACGGAAGCGGTCGGAGGAGCGGTGCCGTACCGGCGGCCGGTCCTTCACGATCGAGCCCTTGCCGTGGCGAGTCTCCACCAGGCCGCTCGCACGGACCTCCACCATCGCCTTACGGATCGTGCCGCCCGAGACGCCGTAGCGCTCGACCAGCTCAGATTCACTCGGCACCATCTCGCCAGGCTTAAGGACCCCAGCCCTGATCTGCTGCACGATCTCGTCGGCGATCTGCACGTATCGAGGTACGGCCCTACCCCCTCCTACCGCGGTTCCCATAGCTCTTCCCATCCTCCTATGCTCCTGTACATGAGTAACAGCGCCCCGGAAGCCCAGTCAACGCCACTGCACTCCGTGTCCGTGGCCGGAGTGGTGGTCCGCGAGGACGGCAAGCTCCTGACAATCCGGCGAGCCGACAACGGCGCTTGGGAACTCCCGGGCGGGGTGCTCGAACTCGAAGAGACCCCAGAGGCCGGCGTACGGCGCGAGGTCTGGGAAGAAACGGGCATCCACGTCGAGGTCGACGAGCTCACCGGGGTCTACAAGAACACGACGCGAGGCATCGTCGCCCTGGTCTTCCGCTGCAAGCCGGCCGGAGGCGAGGAGCGCACCTCCGGCGAGTCGACAGCCGTCACCTGGTTCACGCCCGAGGAGGTGGCGGAGTCCATGTCCGAGGTCTACTCGATCCGGCTCCTGGATGCCCTGGACGGGGCGGGCCCTCACGTGCGAAGCCACGACGGCAAGCAGCTGACACCGGCGCGATAGAACTTTCCCTACTTCATCAAGGCTCGCTCCGCTCGCTACCCGGCCCCGCGGTAGGGGCAGTTCAGGAGCACACCACACGTTGGCGCAGAAGCGCTGACCTTCCCGGCCTCCTGAAACTGCAAGCAGTCAGATCAGAGATCAGAGGTGCCGCGCACAGCGCGGCGGCGCCGGCCGTCGCCGCCGCACGGCTCCCTCCTCGTCTCCGCCGCCGGGGCCGCGCGCCGTCGACGCCCGCGCCCACAAGGGGCGAAAGACCAGGCCGGGGGTGGGGCGGCCGGCTCCACGGCTTTACCCACCTCCCCGGTCCGGGACCCGCGTCGAGCAAGACCAGGGGGCCACTCGTTCAAATTCCGGGCAGCCCACAAGCCTGCCCGAGTTGCCGGCCAGCGTACGGCCCCCTGATCATGCCCGACCCCAAACCGGGCAGGACACCGGCCAAAGCCGCTCCACCGACCTCTCGTGCGCTTTACCATCAGCTTAGTTCTCGCCGGGGAGGGACCGTGACAGACAGTAAAGGCCGCCGTGGGGTGCGACACGTCACCATCGAGGCATTCGGCAAGACGTTCAAAAACCTGCTCCCAGGGAAGGCAGAGGATCTGCGGACACTGGAACAGGAAGGGGTCATTTACGCCGAGTTTGGGGACCGCGGCGAGGAAGGTGAATTCCTTGGAACTTTCACTCGATATCGAATCCCACTCACCCCTGCAGAGATCTATGAGTACGTCGAAGCCAGTGTCGCGGAGCAGCAGTTCGCTAAAGCCTTCCGAGAAACAATGGACTTCACTGCAGCAGTCCTAGCGATCGAGGGTGAAAAATACCGAAAACGCGTCACCGAGTATGGCGAATACGGAAGTCGCCCGCTCAAAAACGGGTCCGTAATCGACAATCGGGGATGCTCGGCAAGTTTTTTGGGACCGCATCTTGAGAGTCTAGTATGCGGTAAACAAAGAGATCGCTACGAGCGCCTTCCTGCGCTCGGCAACCAGGGGAACCAAGAGGAACTTGTCCATCAAGCACTGAAATCAGTTGCGATCTCTGCGCGAAGAATGGCTTCTCGTTCACACGGCCGGCCAGCCCTCACGGTAGCTAATGAATATGACGTGCAGGATATTGTGGAGGTCGCCCTAAGCGCAGTGTTTCCGAAAGTCGAGCGAGAAGAATGGACCCCACAGAACGCCGGTTCGGCCAAGCGAGTCGACTTGATCGTGAAAGATGAGGGCATCCTCATCGAGTGCAAGTATGTCCGTGATGCGCGACACGCTAAGACGGTCGCATCTGAGCTGCAAATTGACTTCGAGAGCTATCACTGGCACCCGGACTGTCGTCGACTGTTCGCATACGTCTACGATCCAAATCACTATATCGCTGATCCCGAATCCTTCTCAAAGGATCTAAATGGATTGCGACGGAAGCAAGATCACGAATTTCTCGTCAGTGTCGTAATAGGCTAGATCTGGTTGGTGATGCACTATGGCGATCCCCATGCTGCAGGCCGTTCGATGTGATCAGCCTGCTGTACCTTACTGGCTCAAGCAACAGCGCCAGTCAGGAATCGTCCACTGACGTCCATTATTCAGCTTCCCGCCAGAGGGGGAGGAGTGCAGAATGGAAGAGAAGGACGAAAAGCTCCTAGCAGGCAGTCTGGGGCACTTCTGGGATAACGTAAAATTGGGGGAGTTCGCAACGGAAAGAGGGGGCGGGTACATCAACAAGTTGAGCGATGGGAACG
This portion of the Streptomyces sp. 2114.4 genome encodes:
- a CDS encoding FtsK/SpoIIIE domain-containing protein: MARLSVVLLLVVATALVLRWRRPAWYWMSFGVVLAALRVLVRYASVMDACGLTVPPPRWRLALAHMADRPAPESRASRILRLRPTRTGLVLRLKLRPGQDVFDVSSATDRLRHSFGMYGVTAREIRSGVVELRMTGYDVLRRVQMPAKIDRAPMRVPVALREDGSVHYRDYRTVPHGLTLGATESGKSVYQRNLVTGLAAQDVALVGIDCKQGVELFPLARRFSALADNQDTALELLEALVSHMESVYQLVREEQRISVNIPDAEIAADIWDLADDLRPTPVVVLVDEVAELALFASKEEERRRDRIITALVRLAQLGRAAGIYLEICGQRFGSELGKGITMLRAQLTGRTAHRVNDEASANMAFGDISPDAVLAAIQIPADAPGIAIVGDSTGGWSRIRAPHTSLREAVNLCNKYADRTPDLPALAPFRPAVASPASTAVSLTKASTTTA
- a CDS encoding GntR family transcriptional regulator — encoded protein: MGTAVGGGRAVPRYVQIADEIVQQIRAGVLKPGEMVPSESELVERYGVSGGTIRKAMVEVRASGLVETRHGKGSIVKDRPPVRHRSSDRFRRSHRQGGKAAYLAESAQSGATAKVSVLYIGPMEAPEDVADRLGVEPGTQVLARRRLYFRNGTPVETASSYLPWDVVKDIPELFAENPGGGGIYARLEDHGHEFAEFVETLQARSASKAEASELALSPGSPVVHLVREALTTEGRVVEVCDTLMAADQFVFSYRIPAMD
- a CDS encoding NUDIX hydrolase, with protein sequence MLLYMSNSAPEAQSTPLHSVSVAGVVVREDGKLLTIRRADNGAWELPGGVLELEETPEAGVRREVWEETGIHVEVDELTGVYKNTTRGIVALVFRCKPAGGEERTSGESTAVTWFTPEEVAESMSEVYSIRLLDALDGAGPHVRSHDGKQLTPAR